The DNA segment AGCATTCAATTTATTTCTCGCTTTCTTAAATGCGCGGAGATCGCCTTCACTTCGTGTGTCtaaaaacttttgaaaaaggATGTTGCGGTTTTTTATTCTGTTATACAGGTCGTGCGAGATCCAGGGCTTTCTTGCTCTCTTGTGTCTCTTAAGAGTTTTAAAACCGAAGGATTCATtgtacgcagaaataaaaaacatCACGAATGCCTTATAAGCGTTATTAGAATCCTTTTCCTTTGTAACGCTATCCCAGTCCTGTTGCATAATGAGTTCTTTAAACTTTGACATGTTTCTTTCCGAGTAATCTCTAATCAATATTTCTTTCTCCAGAAAAGAGCGTTTTTGCTTCGAAGGTAGACAGTAAATGGGTAAATGATCAGTAAGATCGCATATAATTGTACCTGATTTAACTTCATCGGGGCAGAAGCTTGTAATGCACAGGTCAAGTATTGTTTCAGCATTTGACGTGACGCGAGTAGGATCAATAATCACATTTGAAAAACCATACGACTCAAAGAGCTCTTGGAAATGCAAAAAAGTAATATTATTTGGAGAAGCATTtatattgaaatccccaacaaagaCACATTGAAGGTTGAGCTCGAGGCTACGTTCAAATatttcttctgcaaactgcatAAATTGCTTTAAACACACAGATGGCGGTCGGTACACAAGAGCAAGTAGTATATTATAACAGTGAATAATGACGCACTCAAAATTTTCATTCACAATGTTATAGTTTGCTAGAATTTGATACGGTAGTTGGCAACGCACATACAGAGCAACACCTCATCCGCGCTTTGATGAACGGCACGCTGACACACAATCAAATCCCGGCAAGAGAAAACAGTCGTCAGATGTGAACCACGTCTCACTAAAGCAAATAAAGTCAAACTCGTGGTTTAAATCTGATAAAAACAAAGTAACCTCATCAaatttatttcgcaaactttgggcgtttaaatgaaataaagaaaacttctGCTTATCCTTGAGTTGCTCACTATGGTGAGCAAAATTGGACATGAATGGCATCGCGTTTCCTTGAAAATACAATTGCCTGCGCTATCACCTCAGATTGGCGAGGTCATCCTTATCGCGGATGACAACTGCTCGTGCACCGGCTTGTTTCCGTACAAGCACCTTTCCATTCACGTGCCAAACGAACGCGTAGCCGGATTCCTTAGCCCATTCTTTGGCAACTGTCAGAAGAGTGCGAGTGTACCTAGTCATATTTTCACACATGTACTTTccggtgttgtcatcacgtagcgCCTGCCTTTTTGCTAGCCAGGCATCACGAACCTCCTGCTTTGCGAAGCGAACAATTACGCCCCGTGTTTTGCCCGGCTTCGCGGGAAGCCTGTGCAGGGCTGTTATGTCACTCGAGCACACCTCATCAAGTTCCAGTTTTGTGCCTATTTCATTCACTTTCTTTAGTAAGTCCTCGTTTTCCGTCTCTGGTAGACCATGGATTTCGATGTTCAGTCGACGACTGCGCCATTCTAGACTGTCAACGTCCTTATTGAGCTGTGCAATTTCACAGGCCCATTCAGCTTTCTCAAGCCGCTCTACACGCTTCGTGACATCCTTTGTCGACTTTTCTTGGGCTAGAAGACGTGTTTGAAACTCATCAAATTTATCTGAGAGCAGGCTGACGGATGACTCAAGCGACTCAAGCTTGCTGGACATGGCCAGAAGGGAGTCAATTTTACTTTCCATTGAAAACAGCCTAGTGATTAGTTCTCTATCGGACTGCTGCCCGTGCAGTGTATCCTCAGCTTTACGGCTGCCCTTACATGTTTCGCACCTCCAGGCCTTCCAAGCCTTTGCTCGTTTCGAAATGAACATTTcttccgaaacgcctgaacatgaTCCGACATGGTACGTAAATTCACACTCTGAGCAGCACAGTGATTGACAGCTGTCATCAACAGGTTGTCGACATGCGCAACAGCGTAACATGATAATTGCGTGACACTCAACGGTagccttggcagcagcggcaggaacaagAAGAACTATCGAAAAAACGACCAacctgcaaatacgtggagcagtaattcaggagacgtgtgcgctggttgctgccgctgccaaggtagatgtatactggtagcgaaggctccatagacgcccattggtccaaaaaatggcggctcatgggcactccagcgccccctggattttggggggcaaactacgcaaacctgacgcagaatgacgtcacgcatacgtatgcttttggcgcgaattataaagcggtctttctgtagaaaccgcgttttcgagcccgtatctctcgaaggttgctgcctttcagcgcgccccaacctttgccagtcaaatgtgctcgagttcctgctagttatggccttgttaatgtgcaattgggaacgcaatgaaagtgactggtaaaggaggggcagcatagaaaggcagcaacacttccagacactggcgaagcatgcatgattcgtagtgcaaatactggtgctagtacttttgagagcttttgagtacagcaaggtatgatgcacaaaacactggctcaagtgcacagttcgcaatagagtgtacggcaagtatggttttcatagtttcatattcattgtttattgcagcaaccaaacaaatacagtcacaaagcacacccttggcacacaaacaaaaaatacatgtcacaggcagcacaagcagtattgtttaagttggctaatcatctcaatagtcacagtgcagaaggaaaaagccctgaagtgccatgaacgttgtcagttaggaaattgaaaagtatagaaaacaatgctacgacagcttcaattgaagcaaacataacatgacataagtaggcgcatcaacacagaccatagagcacactgggattattcttcacatttaatttcttcagctgaaagaatatagcaggtgcgtggtgcgtttacatctgcaaggcaatgttaaagccagctttagcaccctcaaacgtgctcaacgtaggagcaaataccatacattgaaaaagacatgaagccaagtacgcacgaacgggttacagctatgaaacacgagcgaacagcccggcgaaaccatatcgaagctatcgcgcatacctagagcagacgacacacctgtgaaagtccagcgggaatcggtgtagcgtgacaccaatggtactatccacgctgtcgcagtgtaccgctttggtgtaccacggagcatcgtttcttcacatgccgcaagctcatcttgaaatgaagcgctaagcgcttcaaaagaagagcgcgaagcgtgcaaagacggaaaaagacttcgcactggccgcacgccgaaggaaacgacaaaaccgagaaagctgccgcagcggtgcagtggggtgcaaatcttaccgaacggtgacaaagaagcgacgtgcaaggacgacgaaaacttcgcaaaaggagcattttgagaccggcgagctaaatttatacgctttaccaggcgcgccatcgcaggcagctggcgataagaaatcgccactgtggccgggttagccgggtatcgaaacaaggcctgcaaagacgcgctgtaaggcaccgcacactcatgaatagggggcaggtcaagagtgttgcaaaaatacaaaatttgccaggttttaataaaatgacttacctctttcataaaacaaggtgctgatatattttttcttttctattggcagattacattccaattttgtagttttatcatttatttatatgagtgttttgcccccccatcctctggttgtgctgcagtcgcgctaaaccacttttcggcccagccttcgccaccactataaatccgccttgccgctgctgccaataccaaggaaacgccccttgctgaaaattcgccggacggtgtcggtgataccgctgacgattgttcgtgcttttcaccgtgaggctcggcgttatgcaggattctcgaacgctgtccgagattgatgttattcgtcgtgcacctctggctcggcagcttgccccgtacagatgtcgggcaccgtgctcagtggacgggctcggcaccttgtcgcgtacagatgacaggcgtcgggtagcctgcaaatacgtggagcagtaattcaggagacgtgtgcgctggttgctgccgctgctgccaatatTAGTCTCCCCCAGCAATTAATGTATACTTATTTTCGGCCATATATGAAAGGAATTGATCATAAAAATCAAGAAACTTTGCAATATCGCCATTTGGTGGACGATAACAAACTGAAAACACGTTATTGTTTGCACGTACACAAAGCATTTCATAATCAGGGTTTGTCTGGGTAAAATAATTCAATAGCTGACATTCAACGCTTTCGTAAACTAACAAAGCAACACCCCCACCACGACCGTGCATGCGATTTAAATAAAATGTCCTGTAATTGGACAGTCTAAAGACGTCGCATTCGTTAGTGCTCCAAGTTTCAGTCAGCATTATGGCGAAGTATTGGAATGAAAATTCAGTGAAAAACTCTTCTAGGCACGAGACTTTATTTCTAATAGACCTCGCATTTAGGTGCACGCATCTGCATGAATTAGGAGGTAGCCGACATACAATGTCGTTTAGGTCATTTGGCAGGTAATAATAGTGATTTGTCATTGAAGTTACTTTCCCAAAGGAACATAACGGTGATTAGCTTGTCTAGAGTCGGTTAAGGTCAGCATAGCTCCCAATGTGAACAGCACGTGCTCCTTTCGTCTTCCGCACCAGAACCTTACCGTGGCTATACCAGACGTATTCGTAGCCTTTATCCTTAGCCATTTTCTTTGATTCACGGAGCAGTTCCCGGCAGTGCCGCGTCAGATTCTCTTGAATGAAAACCATCGGGTCAGACTGTTTCAGGTTACTTTTGTTCGTTAACCACGCATCCCTTATTTGTTGCTGAACAAAGCGAACAATTATTCCTGGTATTGTCTCTGGTCTTGCTGGTAGCCTATGAACAGATACCACGTCCCGTTCGACTACATGAGGAATTTTAAGTTTGTCAGCGACTGTGTTTAGTGATGCAATCAGGTTTTCATGCGGCACTACACGGACCCCATGAATTTCCAAGTTCAGCCTTTTGCTTCTGTATTCCAGCTCATTTGTCTGTCGCTCAAGATCACTTTGTGCGGTTGCGCGAGTAGCGTCTTTTGCCTCCAGTTCTGCTACCTTCTTTCTTAGCTCTTTAATTTCATTGTCCTGGCGACTGATTGTTTTTTCAAGATCGTCAAATTTGTTTGAAATGAACTGTAGACTATGCTCCATCTTTTGAACCTTTTCTGTCAAAATCGGAAGACTTTCAAGCTTCTTGTTAATGGAAGACAGAATTGCTTTCATATCTGAACTATCATGATTATTACTTTCTACGGAAGCTGGTCCCGGACTACGGCAGGGCGAACACCGCCAAGTTTACTTCTGTGCAGCATTTTTACCTTTGAAAGATTTTTCTGTGATTCCTGCACACTTTCCTAAATGATACATGCGACGACATTCGCTACACTCTACAGCACAGTCGTCAGATATAGACAGATGACATCTTGGACACAATATTGACATTGCAAGGAGCAAAATTTTCGGCAGCGGAAGCAGCAACAGCACTATGCGAAAAGTGTTTGACTTAATTACTGACCTGCGACAACGTGAAGACAGTGCCGAAAATTAGCGGTGATTGCagggtgctgccgccgctgccgaaatgaccACCGCCGCAGGAAGGCACGCTATTTATCTTGATGTGGTCCGCTGAAAATGGCGCCTGCGCAGTAGTCCCGCAGTACGAGGCAGCCCGGTCAGGTTGGTCAAAGCTTCCGAAAATGTCGGCAGATGATCCCTCTTGCAGCTGACCACGATGGCGAAACTCTCCACGGGCCCAAGCGGCAGGCACTGCTATGTCTGAAACCAGCGTCTATTCCGGCGACAACGTGAAGACAGTGCCGAAAATTAGCGGTGATTGCAGggtgctgcagccgctgccgaAATGACCGCCGCCGCAGGAAGGCACGCTATTTATCTTGATGTGGTCCGCTGAAAATGGCGCCTGCGCAGTAGTCCCGCAGTACGAGGCAGCCCGGTCAGGTTGGCCAAAGCTTCCGAAAATGTCGGCAGATGATCCCTCTTGCAGCTGACCACGATGGCGAAACTCACCACGGGCCCGAGCGGCAGGCACTGCTATGTCCGAAACCAGCGTCTATTCCTGCGACAACGTGAAGACAGTGCCGAAAATTAGCGGTGATTGCagggtgctgccgccgctgccgaaatgacagttcagtatagcagtgaccaatgctgttgtagcaaaaaaatcgtcgatgattcccgctgttagtatgttgcgggatactgtgcccatgcaacactgaaaaagctcctgtgtatgtcgtgcaaggacaatctcatcctggataacaccagtttggaccatgatgaaacactgctcatttcaggcatgacaagaggaggattaaagttttcacgagatgtcgtagtgaacgctgtactttatacagaaatagtccttgacaaattgaggagtgagcagtatgcatccaaatttctggctcttccaaatcagaaggaggtccttgtttctcttgtgtcaaccattctccacgattctggagaccttgatacgtgtgattctggtcattcgccagaaaaagtcatgcaccatattttgagagctgctgccaacacgctgttaaataatctgtgcaaaacgaaaaacaacacaacagtgtcgaaggcgcagcgaaaaatgcaaactctaaagagttgaggattgatgactgtatcgtttaatggcaagtgtttctgagatagcggaccgttcttgcacacctgattacattataaagatagctttctattaaggcattttataatctgtacatgttcttttcatacttagcaactgcagctatagaacatttgatagaactgtagtgagtggtaacttgtgtaccaaatttttttcccttctgtatgatggacatgtaaatgcaaatgggtatgtttgttcgtgtttcatacagtatggcactgaacaaattgtactggattcttgtgtgcgcatctcaccaaatcacacaacttggtgacagctatattctttgtgtatgtgtttgtgagtgtgaagtgcttaaataaactctttattcactgtattcgttgcaactttttttagaaatcttgctggtttgttgtgaaacatccgtgcaacgtgaagtagtatagaataacatatgaaggaagctgacagtcaatgcaaccaaggaaagcataggggaatgttcgatttttactgaagtggttatgagtgggaagtgaatagtgtaatcaatttatggatgcaagacaactgactaggaagaattaaaaaaaagtcaaaggagctacaactggggctagttggaaatgcattcttgaaggggatgataagcgctgtcaaaatacgagaagggacgaacaaacaggacaaagcgctttctagcaactgtttattctatgaagaaacatgaatatatatacacatgttaacgtcaaatcatgcacagaagagggaagaccgcaccgcactgacaagagcgatatgaagaaagaaataaaatagaatagatacgaacaacacgtgcctttacaacagccgaagattacttatcttgaggtagtttaattcagttctccctaacagcaccgaagcggagctgacgcattgcttatctggagcaacatgcatagcgaaggcgtcgattatttcgcgttcccgcctgttcctgaagaatacatattctaatcagaaaccgttaaatactaatattacgctggcacaaaacacgcagtattttgagaaatgggtgcccgacgggcaaccggaaaaaccgcgtggggtgaagctgacttccaggcccatctgctgtgtgtgacgtcacggacgcgtgcggaggccttgagctagtctaggtggtattgagggtgccaccagcacgccgagatcactgaacagaggaagcgggatcaaaaggagaaggtagcgaaaacaagatggagtcacccaaatctggcgattcgccgaaacagcaggcacctggagctcgcgcgtttgaagcgcgagaGCCCATtttctgctataattgcaacaaggagggtcacatctcagtgaatagcaaacagcaaaagatggcgttcgcgtgcatgctagagtcggaggaaaaccttaaattgctggagccatacatgcgggacgtggttataaatggcaagaaattcagggtaCTGCGGGATTCAGTGGCTACCATGGATGCTGCTCATTcctcctgtgtttcctccacggactacaccggcgaatgcgcctggattaagcaggtcggcGAAGAACAGAgcgcatgcttgcctatagcgaaggtgaccctagaggggacttttggcaggctagacacagaagcggcagttagcgcaaacttgccgacacacttgccctacctgctttcgaacaaatccgagcagctgctgaaagagaaaagTCTCTCTTTCAcatcgggcttggcttgcatggcgctaacacgttctcgaacGCGAAAGctagcaaagaaactcgactgcgctccgataaatgagcaggcaccgaaccactctcccgaccagccgggggatccttgcagaaaaactgatccgtcAAAACCGCATGaccatgaccatgaaggtgttcccgaacaagcggtagctcatgaaatccaaggaactgccgattccatagagaatggggcaacaggaaccaacgcgaagggttcgacattaacacctgcttcgacttgttgggagcaGTTGACttaggttgataggaaagcacttattgcagagcagaaaagcgacccatcgttaagagctctaggcagtaaggtgagcgttggagtcgccagaaagaacatcagcttttatgagaaatcaggccttcagtaccggaacttcagtaccggaactactgcgactcaaagggacgcgcatatgagcaactcctagtgtctgagaagtaccggcggcagcttccagagctcgcacacggaaatgcatgggcgggccacctgggcataaagaaaacaaaagctagattagccctcgaatattactggcctggctgctggaaagctGTGGagcagcttgttagatcttgcgacacctgccagcgggtcggcaagtcgacggataaatggaaagcgcccatgacactagttcccatcattacagagccctttcagCGTCTTGTAAgagatactgtcggcccgctgccagcgtccacctatggttgtcgctacattctgacctcactgtgcgtggcaactaAATTTCTCGAGGCCATtctcttgaaggagctaagttccggatgtgttgttgacgcccttttgtctattttctctcgcgtggggttccctgcagagatgcaaagcgataacgggagcgtgttcacaagctgcttgacaacaacgttctttgaacggtgtgggattaaaataatccgccgTTCCATTCAGCaacctcagtcaaatccagtcgagtgTATGCACTCattgctaaagcggatacttgggtctttgtgttttgagcataagggagattgggaaggctgcattccagcagcactctttgcaatgaaatccgtcccccacgaaagcacaggatttagccccgctgaactagtctacgggcgtgacttgaagaccccattgcgcatgctaagggagtcatgcgagggttacggagaggatccctgtgtagtgcaATACGTCCTGAAACTTCAACtgaagacttgcgaaaaccaaaggcttcgtggaagcaaatgtcagagtagcgaagtcactgtctaaagtgtactacgacaaatcggcaagcaagcgcacctttcaacctggtgaccaggtgatgttgctgcgtccgtcaaaaagaaacaagcttgaggtgcaatggagagggccagctaaggtggtgtccaatctTTCGGATATCAACTATGAGgccaaatttaagaacaaacacaatcggataatccacaataatttgatgaagccttatgtgcagcgtcaggccatggttaacatggcgctgaacatgccagaggaagagatctcggacataccttatgtccctcaagaggacgagcaagcagcgaatgagctgctaaattcaatcgacagagagccgcgtttgacggaaagtcaacgaggagacatgaaaaacgtcttccgcgactttgaggcggggttttcaaacaagccaggaaaaacaaccctcatcgaacaccACATTCAGCTCTCAAGCGAACACccgatcaggtaacatacctaggagtacgttttcctatttcggccaggataagtaagagcgagtggtgtaacgtaccttgactctaggtattggTGCGGGCagaattgaacgccacgtcggccaaatcaagtcacctattcccgtaccgcgtgccctctaaacACCAACTTGATTtgatttagcgaatttttttttcccgatccaagtgcgcctcgagcgggagcacacgccttggacaggttccctgtcaatactactcgtcgggagacaccatgtgttcattcaggcaaaacatttgatctcttcaagttatAGTTGGTTTTTGCTacgtgcagttttggccctgagatttggtctggcgggatgagtgggctctggggcacgtgcttttgtcaggAGTGGtatggcgtctgtgatcccttttggctagcattgcagagaatttcccaaaacggccatctgacgaggggaagcgatgctgagcttcggcactgaaggtcatcacaagactcccaaagagcatctggttcctggcacgcccactCAGCCGaactacgtgcgagcagttcatcttccgggcgcaatatctggcggcgggggtgctgtcgtgctcgcgcttccttcctgctgtggaattcggcgatgtggggcatggggaggaattccctgaagaccaccgcgagggtgggtgagccctctgggggagacgtgactgcaggactgccagagggaacgacgacaatagcgtccccacgtgttcgaacaggaatgccggaagcagcgacgatagcgtccccatagtgacgatagcgttcaacaggaatgccagcgacgaccataagcgtattcgttccggtcctcgccaggacgaagtgcggtatcagtgtggtttCCTTCAgccacgctggatttgaacaatccgcctttttcacgacgcgactgcgcatgcgcccatcccctggcggcggtgtcgcgaaacatattggaagggtcgctcgctccactcgagaccggtcgtggaagtgtaaacaaaccggcttcctacgcggggtgcgttgctgcagccgttgggcgttcagcgcgacgcatttggcgatacctacgaaatgtgttgcatacggcagcaatggccaatatgtaaagggaagtaaactcggattttttcgctttccgagcgcttcctgggacagccttcgacgcgaagcgtggataaaagcagttcgccggctcgacgatcgtgccgcccttgggcaccgtcaagcacgtcaagactgtgcgggaatcactttgtgacaggtacggataaggtactgtgtttaaatgcgtgtgcagtctatcacgaagtgttttattcatgggcaggaaggcctcgaatgtcaccgcggcacccagacttctttccgacgctttt comes from the Amblyomma americanum isolate KBUSLIRL-KWMA chromosome 1, ASM5285725v1, whole genome shotgun sequence genome and includes:
- the LOC144107110 gene encoding uncharacterized protein LOC144107110, whose translation is MESKIDSLLAMSSKLESLESSVSLLSDKFDEFQTRLLAQEKSTKDVTKRVERLEKAEWACEIAQLNKDVDSLEWRSRRLNIEIHGLPETENEDLLKKVNEIGTKLELDEVCSSDITALHRLPAKPGKTRGVIVRFAKQEVRDAWLAKRQALRDDNTGKYMCENMTRYTRTLLTVAKEWAKESGYAFVWHVNGKVLVRKQAGARAVVIRDKDDLANLR